In Malania oleifera isolate guangnan ecotype guangnan chromosome 8, ASM2987363v1, whole genome shotgun sequence, a single window of DNA contains:
- the LOC131161814 gene encoding auxin transporter-like protein 3 gives MASEKVETVVAGNYMEMEREEGDPNTAKSRVSRFFWHGGSVYDAWFSCASNQVAQVLLTLPYSFSQLGMLSGILFQLFYGLMGSWTAYLISVLYVEYRTRKEREKVDFRNHIIQWFEVLDGLLGKNWRNVGLFFNCTFLLFGSVIQLIACASNIYYINDNLDKRTWTYIFGACCATTVFIPSFHNYRIWSFLGLLLTSYTAWYLTTASLLHGQIEGVKHSGPTRMVLYFTGATNILYTFGGHAVTVEIMHAMWKPQKFKVIYLVATLYVLTLTLPSASAVYWAFGDALLTHSNALSLLPRTGFRDAAVIFMLIHQFITFGFACTPLYFVWEKLIRVHRTKSLMKRAVARLPVVIPIWFLAIVFPFFGPINSTVGSLLVSFTVYIIPALAHMITFASPSARENAVERPPSWLGGWAGLYCMNIFVVGWVLVVGFGFGGWASMLNFIQQIDTFGLFTKCYQCPPAHKP, from the exons ATGGCTTCAGAGAAGGTAGAGACAGTTGTAGCCGGAAACTACATGGAGATGGAGAGAGAAGAAGGCGATCCCAATACTGCAAAGAGCAGAGTATCCAGGTTTTTCTGGCACGGCGGCTCCGTCTATGATGCCTGGTTCAGCTGTGCTTCTAACCAG GTTGCACAAGTGCTGCTCACACTGCCTTACTCATTTTCGCAACTGGGAATGTTATCTGGGATTCTCTTTCAACTGTTCTATGGGTTGATGGGCAGCTGGACTGCTTACCTCATTAGTGTACTTTACGTCGAGTACAGAACTAGAAAAGAGAGGGAGAAGGTCGATTTTAGGAACCATATCATTCag TGGTTCGAAGTTCTTGATGGGCTACTGGGAAAAAACTGGAGGAACGTAGGCCTCTTTTTCAACTGCACTTTCCTTCTTTTCGGATCCGTGATCCAGTTAATTGCCTGTGCAAG TAACATCTACTACATAAACGATAACCTGGACAAGAGGACATGGACATACATCTTTGGGGCATGCTGCGCTACCACTGTGTTCATTCCTTCTTTCCACAATTACAGAATTTGGTCATTTTTAGGCCTTCTCTTGACATCTTACACCGCATGGTACCTCACCACTGCTTCCCTCCTCCACGGACAG ATTGAGGGAGTGAAGCACTCGGGTCCAACCAGAATGGTTCTTTACTTTACTGGAGCCACCAACATTCTTTACACCTTTGGAGGGCATGCTGTCACTGT ggaGATAATGCATGCGATGTGGAAGCCACAGAAGTTCAAGGTGATATACTTGGTGGCAACGCTGTACGTGCTGACGCTGACGCTTCCGTCGGCGTCCGCGGTATACTGGGCATTTGGGGACGCGCTGCTCACCCATTCCAACGCGCTGTCACTGCTCCCGAGGACTGGGTTCAGGGACGCCGCGGTGATCTTCATGCTGATCCACCAGTTCATAACCTTTGGCTTTGCGTGCACGCCGTTGTACTTCGTGTGGGAGAAGCTGATAAGGGTGCACAGGACGAAGAGCTTAATGAAGCGGGCGGTGGCCAGGCTGCCGGTGGTCATCCCCATCTGGTTCCTGGCCATCGTCTTCCCTTTCTTTGGTCCCATCAACTCCACCGTTGGCTCCCTGCTTGTTAGCTTCACCGTCTACATTATTCCCGCCTTGGCCCACATGATTACTTTCGCTTCTCCTTCTGCTCGAGAG AATGCAGTGGAGAGACCACCATCGTGGCTGGGGGGTTGGGCTGGATTGTACTgcatgaacatatttgtggtggGATGGGTCTTGGTGGTGGGATTTGGATTCGGAGGATGGGCGAGCATGCTCAACTTCATTCAGCAAATTGATACATTCGGTCTCTTCACCAAGTGCTATCAGTGTCCCCCTGCTCACAAGCCTTGA